A window from Micromonospora profundi encodes these proteins:
- a CDS encoding phosphatidylserine decarboxylase produces MTQSPAVRTTGRSGPVRIGERAARTLVTELARMNDPKAALLVGASPESAVLAAAIEALLPGDQLTVVPAEASDATALREHVTAQGRWVADRVRVVDSLPEAEAAAVVIAGEAFTGTAEETRSAIDGLAKHLTDGAVLSVATPATPGRTTGAAAELARQDALYGVGADLVVRNVPPVRVYRLRFTTAAPAAADRLAPAYRPSSVPLVRGMHIDSNGVAAAGITLGLAALARVARPSSKLWLLPALAAGPVAAFFRDPERDVPEDSNAVVASADGKVLSVQRLYDERFGDAEWLRVAVFLSVLDVHVNRSPVAGKVVDYFVADGGFVNAMKPDAEHNVAAYTVLDTSHGTVVVAQRTGLIARRIVQRAPIGALLAKGERFGLIRFGSRTDVYLPADAAEPLVGPGDKVVGGSTVIARWR; encoded by the coding sequence ATGACGCAGTCCCCCGCCGTGCGTACCACCGGCCGGTCCGGTCCGGTCCGCATCGGCGAGCGAGCCGCCCGTACGCTCGTGACCGAGCTGGCCCGGATGAACGACCCCAAGGCCGCCCTGCTGGTCGGCGCCAGCCCGGAGTCCGCGGTGCTGGCCGCGGCCATCGAGGCACTGCTCCCCGGTGACCAGCTCACAGTGGTCCCCGCCGAGGCGTCCGACGCCACAGCGCTCCGCGAGCACGTCACCGCCCAGGGCCGGTGGGTCGCCGACCGGGTACGCGTGGTCGACTCGCTGCCCGAGGCGGAGGCCGCCGCGGTGGTCATCGCCGGCGAGGCGTTCACCGGCACCGCCGAGGAGACCCGCAGCGCCATCGACGGGCTGGCCAAGCACCTGACCGACGGCGCGGTGCTCAGCGTCGCCACCCCGGCGACACCGGGCCGGACCACCGGCGCCGCCGCCGAACTGGCCCGGCAGGACGCCCTCTACGGTGTCGGCGCCGACCTCGTGGTGCGCAACGTGCCCCCGGTGCGCGTCTACCGGCTGCGTTTCACCACTGCCGCTCCCGCTGCGGCCGACCGGCTGGCTCCGGCGTACCGGCCGTCGAGTGTGCCGCTGGTCCGAGGCATGCACATCGACTCCAACGGTGTGGCCGCGGCGGGCATCACGCTGGGCCTGGCCGCACTGGCCCGGGTGGCGCGTCCGTCCTCCAAGCTGTGGCTGCTGCCGGCACTGGCCGCAGGGCCGGTCGCCGCGTTCTTCCGCGACCCGGAGCGGGACGTACCGGAGGATTCGAACGCCGTGGTGGCAAGCGCGGACGGCAAGGTCCTGTCGGTGCAGCGACTGTACGACGAGCGGTTCGGCGACGCCGAGTGGCTGCGCGTCGCGGTGTTCCTGTCGGTGCTGGACGTGCACGTCAACAGGTCTCCGGTCGCCGGCAAGGTGGTCGACTACTTCGTGGCCGACGGCGGTTTCGTCAACGCGATGAAGCCGGACGCCGAGCACAACGTCGCCGCGTACACAGTGCTGGACACCAGCCACGGCACGGTGGTCGTCGCGCAGCGGACCGGCCTGATCGCCCGGCGGATCGTGCAGCGCGCGCCGATCGGCGCGCTGCTGGCCAAGGGCGAGCGCTTCGGGCTCATCCGGTTCGGCTCGCGGACGGACGTCTACCTGCCGGCCGACGCCGCCGAGCCGCTGGTCGGGCCCGGCGACAAGGTCGTCGGCGGCTCCACGGTCATCGCCCGCTGGCGCTGA
- a CDS encoding PspC domain-containing protein: protein MTEEAAPSPHPGSSPPGGSAPPPPATTPAGWAEPATFGPPTGAGPTGGPPPGAPSGTYETAAPQPGGTGHQPGGGGYPPGATGPGPAAGFAAGTGYGPGYGAGGGPGTPPPGPGGPSVGPLGGNGFTSRYGLVRPRDGRYLAGVCAAIGRATNTDPVLWRVLLAVLGFFGGIGILVYVAAWLIIPNEGDTASPVESMLGRGRSSMSPVTVIVLSILVAASFGYIVTDAFRAVLLGVAILIGGALLLNRDGRGPQPGTPVGTPPGPSGTPPGPVPPVAWPAPAHGAAPPAGPLATAPLADGGPAYATVAAPEPPTLPAYAAQPSTAAQSATVQPTTGQPTAKQPAYEQPGYEQPTEQPVYEQPTTEQPVTGQPVTGQPVTGAPADSTAPQPAGLSAPAPTWPSTAPTWPSTSPTWPSTGTPSTGTSSANWPSAPVTGAPTGHRSAATPGGYRPPFAPHGPYASATPAASPPPKPPKPPKRPRERSPLGAVTFSLIFLALGLVGLLDLLDVFTFGASAYFAAALATVGLGLLVGTWFGRARWLIALGLVTAAALGTATIAESYDRIRGVDGAVTWAPTTHRDLANRYENSFGDAVLDLRGIDFTKQESEVTVQVNFGHATVVVPPNVDVTTVADVNAGDAIIFGKRSGGLDGELRESTDLGADGAGGGTLRLYIHVNAGNLEVTR from the coding sequence ATGACCGAGGAAGCTGCCCCGTCGCCCCACCCCGGGTCGTCACCGCCGGGCGGTTCAGCACCGCCCCCACCAGCCACGACACCCGCCGGCTGGGCCGAGCCCGCCACGTTCGGCCCGCCCACCGGCGCCGGCCCGACCGGCGGGCCACCACCGGGCGCCCCGTCCGGCACGTATGAAACCGCCGCCCCTCAGCCAGGCGGCACGGGCCATCAGCCCGGTGGCGGCGGCTACCCGCCGGGCGCGACCGGCCCCGGGCCCGCTGCCGGGTTCGCGGCCGGCACGGGATACGGACCCGGGTACGGAGCGGGCGGAGGCCCCGGCACGCCGCCACCCGGGCCGGGAGGACCGTCCGTCGGCCCACTGGGGGGCAACGGCTTCACCTCGCGGTACGGCCTGGTCCGGCCCCGCGACGGCCGCTACCTGGCGGGCGTCTGTGCGGCGATCGGACGGGCCACCAACACCGATCCGGTGCTCTGGCGGGTGCTGCTGGCTGTCCTCGGCTTCTTCGGCGGCATCGGCATCCTCGTGTACGTCGCCGCCTGGCTGATCATCCCGAACGAGGGCGACACCGCGTCCCCGGTGGAATCCATGCTGGGCCGCGGCCGTTCCAGCATGTCGCCGGTGACCGTCATCGTGCTGAGCATCCTGGTCGCGGCAAGCTTCGGCTACATCGTCACGGACGCATTCCGCGCGGTCCTGCTCGGCGTGGCCATCCTGATCGGCGGCGCGCTGCTGCTCAACCGAGACGGCCGGGGGCCACAGCCCGGCACTCCGGTTGGTACCCCGCCCGGCCCGTCCGGTACTCCACCCGGGCCGGTCCCGCCGGTTGCCTGGCCGGCCCCGGCGCACGGTGCGGCACCGCCCGCCGGCCCGCTCGCGACGGCACCGCTGGCCGACGGCGGCCCGGCGTACGCCACCGTGGCGGCACCCGAACCACCGACCCTCCCCGCCTACGCGGCGCAACCCTCGACCGCCGCACAATCCGCGACCGTGCAGCCCACGACCGGCCAACCGACGGCCAAGCAGCCGGCGTACGAGCAACCGGGGTACGAGCAACCGACCGAGCAGCCGGTGTACGAGCAACCGACGACCGAGCAGCCGGTGACCGGGCAGCCGGTGACCGGGCAGCCGGTGACCGGGGCGCCTGCCGACTCGACGGCTCCTCAGCCGGCGGGCTTGTCGGCTCCCGCGCCGACCTGGCCGAGCACCGCGCCGACCTGGCCCAGCACCTCGCCGACCTGGCCCAGCACGGGCACGCCGAGCACCGGCACGTCGAGCGCCAACTGGCCGTCGGCTCCGGTGACCGGCGCACCGACCGGTCACCGGAGCGCGGCGACACCGGGCGGATACCGTCCACCGTTCGCGCCGCACGGCCCGTACGCTTCGGCGACTCCGGCCGCGTCCCCCCCGCCCAAGCCACCGAAGCCGCCGAAGCGGCCCCGGGAGCGTTCGCCGCTCGGCGCGGTGACCTTCTCGCTGATCTTCCTGGCCCTCGGCCTGGTCGGTCTGCTCGACCTGCTGGACGTCTTCACCTTCGGCGCGTCGGCGTACTTCGCGGCGGCGCTGGCAACGGTGGGGCTGGGGCTGTTGGTCGGCACCTGGTTCGGCCGGGCCCGCTGGCTGATCGCACTCGGTCTGGTGACCGCAGCCGCGCTGGGAACGGCGACGATCGCCGAGTCCTACGACCGGATCCGCGGCGTCGACGGCGCGGTCACCTGGGCACCTACCACACATCGTGACCTCGCGAACCGGTACGAGAACAGCTTCGGCGACGCCGTGCTCGACCTGCGGGGGATCGACTTCACGAAGCAGGAGAGCGAGGTGACCGTGCAGGTCAACTTCGGTCACGCGACAGTTGTCGTTCCCCCCAACGTGGACGTGACGACGGTGGCCGACGTCAACGCGGGCGACGCCATCATCTTCGGCAAACGCTCCGGCGGGCTGGACGGCGAGCTACGGGAGTCCACCGACCTCGGTGCGGACGGCGCCGGCGGCGGAACACTGCGCCTGTACATCCATGTCAACGCCGGCAACCTGGAGGTGACCCGATGA